A DNA window from Streptomyces sp. CA-278952 contains the following coding sequences:
- a CDS encoding SRPBCC family protein gives MTSTPTGRRVNIDGLDSIAFDRTFRAGIRDVWAAVTEPDRLARWIGAWTGDPSTGSVDFRMLYEGDEPQPELLTIQECRAPHRLALKSQVPGQELIWHMTLTLVEHEGTTTLTFTQSVGDDPAMAGGVGPGWDYYLDRLVVAESGGDPASVDFGDYHPAHEQHYLDMFS, from the coding sequence ATGACCAGCACCCCCACCGGGCGTCGCGTGAACATTGACGGCCTGGACAGCATCGCCTTCGACCGCACCTTCCGGGCCGGCATCAGGGACGTCTGGGCGGCGGTCACCGAGCCGGACCGGCTGGCCCGATGGATCGGCGCGTGGACCGGCGACCCGTCGACCGGCTCGGTCGACTTCCGGATGCTCTACGAAGGCGACGAGCCCCAGCCCGAACTCCTCACCATCCAGGAGTGCCGGGCCCCCCACCGTCTGGCCCTCAAGTCCCAGGTTCCCGGCCAGGAACTCATCTGGCACATGACTCTCACGCTCGTCGAGCACGAGGGCACCACCACACTCACCTTCACCCAGTCCGTCGGCGACGACCCAGCGATGGCGGGCGGAGTCGGCCCCGGCTGGGACTACTACCTCGACCGGCTCGTCGTCGCCGAGAGCGGCGGCGACCCGGCGTCCGTCGACTTCGGCGACTACCACCCGGCCCACGAACAGCACTACCTCGACATGTTCAGCTGA
- the pyrF gene encoding orotidine-5'-phosphate decarboxylase produces the protein MTPEPFGARLRRAMDTRGPLCVGIDPHASLLTSWGLGDDLAGLERFTRTVVEALADRVAVLKPQSAFFERFGSRGVAVLEKAVEEARAAGALVLMDAKRGDIGSTMGAYAATYLDQDSPLFSDAVTLSPYLGFGSLRPALDAAAVSGAGVFVLALTSNPEGAEVQRSTAADGRSLAQLMLDHMAAENAGAVPLGSVGAVVGATLGDAGVNLAINGPLLAPGIGAQGATPADLPAVFGDAVGNVVPSVSRGVLRHGPDVSGLRGAAERFADEVRSAVSGS, from the coding sequence GTGACGCCCGAACCCTTCGGCGCCCGCCTGCGCCGCGCCATGGACACCCGCGGGCCGCTCTGCGTCGGCATCGACCCGCACGCCTCCCTGCTCACCTCCTGGGGCCTCGGCGACGACCTCGCCGGCCTGGAGCGCTTCACCCGGACCGTCGTGGAGGCGCTGGCCGACCGGGTCGCCGTCCTCAAGCCGCAGTCCGCGTTCTTCGAGCGCTTCGGCTCGCGCGGCGTCGCCGTCCTGGAGAAGGCCGTCGAGGAGGCACGCGCCGCCGGGGCCCTCGTCCTGATGGACGCCAAGCGCGGCGACATCGGCTCCACCATGGGCGCCTACGCGGCGACCTACCTGGACCAGGACTCCCCGCTCTTCTCCGACGCGGTCACGCTCTCCCCGTACCTGGGCTTCGGCTCGCTGCGCCCGGCGCTCGACGCGGCCGCCGTCTCCGGCGCGGGCGTCTTCGTCCTCGCCCTCACCTCCAACCCGGAGGGCGCCGAGGTCCAGCGGTCCACGGCCGCCGACGGCCGCTCGCTCGCCCAGCTGATGCTCGACCACATGGCCGCCGAGAACGCCGGGGCCGTCCCGCTCGGCTCGGTCGGCGCGGTGGTCGGCGCGACGCTCGGCGACGCCGGGGTGAACCTGGCGATCAACGGGCCGCTCCTCGCGCCCGGCATCGGCGCCCAGGGCGCGACCCCGGCGGATCTTCCGGCCGTGTTCGGCGACGCGGTGGGCAATGTGGTCCCCAGCGTGAGCCGGGGCGTGCTGCGCCACGGCCCGGACGTGTCCGGGCTGCGCGGAGCCGCCGAACGGTTCGCGGACGAGGTCCGCAGCGCCGTATCCGGCAGCTGA
- a CDS encoding integration host factor — protein sequence MALPPLTPEQRAAALEKAAAARRERAEVKNRLKHSGASLHEVIKQGQENDVIGKMKVSALLESLPGVGKVRAKQIMERLGISESRRVRGLGSNQIASLEREFGGSPA from the coding sequence GTGGCTCTTCCGCCCCTTACCCCTGAACAGCGCGCAGCCGCGCTCGAAAAGGCCGCCGCGGCTCGCCGGGAGCGGGCCGAGGTCAAGAATCGACTCAAGCACTCCGGCGCTTCCCTCCACGAGGTCATCAAGCAGGGCCAGGAGAACGACGTCATCGGGAAGATGAAGGTCTCCGCACTGCTCGAATCCCTGCCGGGCGTCGGCAAGGTCCGCGCCAAGCAGATCATGGAGCGTCTCGGTATCTCCGAGAGCCGCCGGGTCAGGGGTCTTGGCTCCAATCAGATCGCATCCCTGGAGCGTGAGTTCGGCGGCAGCCCCGCCTGA
- a CDS encoding ArsR/SmtB family transcription factor, which yields MDPFIALADPIRRDLLRALASGPARVVDLAARHPISRPAVSKHLRLLTEAGLATVEDRGRERHYALARPGLAPVRALLDELAGRRPPIPESAFDALDLEVRRTVHDRRAGTDTASGTASSQEESA from the coding sequence GTGGACCCGTTCATCGCCCTGGCCGACCCCATACGCCGCGACCTGCTGCGCGCCCTTGCCTCCGGCCCGGCCCGCGTGGTCGACCTCGCGGCGCGGCATCCGATCAGCCGGCCCGCGGTGAGCAAACATCTGCGACTGCTCACCGAGGCAGGGCTGGCCACCGTCGAGGACCGCGGCCGCGAGCGCCACTACGCGCTCGCCCGCCCGGGCCTCGCCCCGGTACGCGCTCTGCTCGACGAGCTCGCCGGGCGCCGCCCACCGATCCCCGAGAGCGCCTTCGACGCCCTCGACCTGGAGGTCCGGAGAACCGTCCACGACCGTCGGGCCGGCACCGACACCGCTTCCGGCACCGCAAGCTCTCAGGAGGAATCAGCATGA
- the coaBC gene encoding bifunctional phosphopantothenoylcysteine decarboxylase/phosphopantothenate--cysteine ligase CoaBC, whose product MDKPKVVLGVSGGIAAYKACELLRRLTESGHDVRVVPTAASLHFVGAATWSALSGHPVSDEVWEDVHEVPHVRIGQGADLVVVAPATADMLAKAAHGLADDLLTNTLLTARCPVVFAPAMHTEMWEHPATQENVATLRRRGAVVIEPAVGRLTGVDTGKGRLPDPGEIFEVCRRVLARGVTEPDLAGRHVVISAGGTREPLDPVRFLGNRSSGKQGYALARTAVARGARVTLIEANTGLPDPAGADVLRVGTAVQLREAVLKAAPDADVVVMAAAVADFRPAAYASGKIKKKDGEEAPAVTLVRNPDILAEVSGERARPDQIVVGFAAETDDVLVNGRAKLRRKGCDLLVVNEVGERKTFGSEENEAVVLAADGSETPVPYGPKEALADTVWDLVAGRFQPISQSTLRASEIVP is encoded by the coding sequence GTGGACAAGCCGAAGGTCGTCCTGGGGGTCAGCGGGGGCATCGCCGCCTACAAGGCGTGCGAGCTGCTGCGCCGGCTGACCGAGTCCGGCCACGACGTACGGGTGGTCCCGACCGCCGCGTCGCTGCACTTCGTGGGGGCCGCGACCTGGTCGGCGCTCTCCGGCCACCCGGTGTCCGACGAGGTCTGGGAGGACGTCCACGAGGTCCCGCACGTGCGGATCGGACAGGGCGCCGACCTCGTGGTGGTCGCCCCGGCCACCGCGGACATGCTGGCCAAGGCCGCCCACGGGCTCGCCGACGACCTTCTCACCAACACGCTCCTGACCGCCCGCTGTCCGGTGGTCTTCGCCCCCGCCATGCACACCGAGATGTGGGAGCACCCGGCCACCCAGGAGAACGTCGCCACCCTGCGCCGCCGGGGAGCCGTCGTCATCGAGCCCGCGGTCGGGCGGCTCACCGGCGTCGACACCGGCAAGGGCCGGCTCCCCGACCCTGGCGAGATCTTCGAGGTCTGCCGCCGGGTGCTGGCGCGCGGGGTCACCGAGCCCGACCTCGCGGGCCGCCATGTGGTGATCAGCGCCGGCGGTACGCGCGAGCCGCTCGACCCGGTGCGTTTCCTGGGCAACCGCTCCTCCGGCAAGCAGGGGTACGCGCTGGCGCGCACCGCCGTGGCCCGAGGGGCCCGGGTCACCCTGATCGAGGCCAACACCGGGCTGCCCGACCCGGCCGGGGCCGATGTCCTCCGCGTCGGCACCGCCGTCCAACTGCGCGAGGCCGTGCTGAAGGCCGCCCCCGACGCGGACGTGGTGGTGATGGCGGCCGCGGTGGCCGACTTCCGGCCTGCCGCGTACGCCTCCGGCAAGATCAAGAAGAAGGACGGCGAGGAGGCGCCCGCCGTCACCCTGGTCCGTAACCCCGACATCCTCGCCGAGGTATCCGGCGAGCGGGCACGCCCGGACCAGATCGTCGTCGGATTCGCCGCCGAGACCGACGACGTGCTGGTCAACGGCCGTGCGAAGCTCCGCCGCAAGGGCTGCGACCTCCTCGTCGTCAACGAGGTGGGGGAGCGCAAGACCTTCGGCTCGGAGGAGAACGAAGCGGTCGTCCTCGCCGCCGACGGCTCGGAGACGCCGGTGCCGTACGGCCCCAAGGAAGCGCTCGCCGACACGGTCTGGGATCTGGTTGCAGGCAGGTTCCAGCCGATTTCACAATCAACCCTCCGGGCGAGCGAAATCGTCCCATAA
- the rpoZ gene encoding DNA-directed RNA polymerase subunit omega — MSSSITTPEGIINPPIDELLEATDSKYSLVIYAAKRARQINAYYSQLGEGLLEYVGPLVDTHVHEKPLSIALREINAGLLTSEAIEGPAQ; from the coding sequence GTGTCCTCTTCCATCACCACGCCCGAGGGCATCATCAACCCGCCGATTGATGAGCTCCTCGAAGCCACCGACTCGAAGTACAGCCTGGTGATCTACGCGGCCAAGCGCGCCCGCCAGATCAACGCGTACTACTCGCAGCTCGGTGAAGGCCTCCTGGAGTACGTCGGTCCGCTCGTCGACACCCACGTGCACGAGAAGCCGCTCTCGATCGCACTCCGCGAGATCAACGCGGGCCTGCTGACCTCCGAGGCCATCGAGGGCCCCGCGCAGTAA
- the gmk gene encoding guanylate kinase, which produces MAATSRGTSPAPPDVRPRLTVLSGPSGVGKSTVVAHMRTVHPEVWLSVSATTRKPRPGERNGVHYFFVDDEEFDKLVANGELLEWAEFAGNRYGTPRRAVLDRLEAGEPVLLEIDLQGARLVRQSMSDARLVFLAPPSWEELVRRLTGRGTEAPEVIERRLAAAKIELAAEAEFDTTLVNTSVEDVARELLTLMLQA; this is translated from the coding sequence ATGGCTGCAACATCCCGGGGGACGTCCCCCGCACCCCCGGACGTACGTCCGCGGCTGACCGTGCTCTCCGGCCCCTCAGGGGTCGGCAAGAGCACGGTCGTCGCTCATATGCGCACCGTGCACCCCGAGGTCTGGCTCTCCGTGTCGGCGACGACACGCAAGCCACGCCCCGGGGAGCGCAACGGTGTGCACTACTTCTTCGTGGACGACGAGGAGTTCGACAAGCTCGTCGCCAACGGCGAACTACTGGAGTGGGCCGAGTTCGCGGGCAACCGCTACGGCACGCCCCGGCGCGCCGTGCTCGACCGTCTGGAGGCCGGCGAACCGGTCCTGCTGGAGATCGACCTCCAGGGCGCCCGGCTGGTCCGCCAGTCGATGTCCGACGCGCGCCTGGTCTTCCTGGCCCCGCCGAGCTGGGAGGAGCTGGTGCGCCGGCTCACCGGCCGGGGCACCGAGGCCCCCGAGGTCATCGAGCGCCGGCTCGCCGCCGCGAAGATCGAACTGGCGGCCGAGGCCGAGTTCGATACGACGCTCGTCAACACCTCCGTCGAGGACGTGGCGCGTGAGCTGCTAACGTTGATGCTTCAGGCCTAG
- the fmt gene encoding methionyl-tRNA formyltransferase, with translation MKLVFAGTPEVAVPALDALIASDRHEVAAVVTRPDAPAGRGRRLVASPVAERAEEAGIEVLKPAKPRDEEFLARLREIAPDCCPVVAYGALLPKVALDVPARGWVNLHFSLLPAWRGAAPVQHAVMAGDEVTGASTFLIEEGLDSGPVYGVLTEEVRPTDTSGDLLTRLAFAGAGLLAATMDGIEDGTLHAVPQPHDGVTLAPKITVEDAQVQWSAPALRVDRVVRGCTPAPGAWTLFRGERLKLIQATPVPDRTDLAPGELSAAKNNVYVGTGSHAVELLWVQPQGKKPMKGADWARGVRIVHGELLGL, from the coding sequence ATGAAGCTCGTCTTCGCCGGCACCCCCGAAGTCGCCGTCCCCGCACTGGACGCCCTGATCGCCTCCGACCGCCACGAGGTGGCCGCCGTCGTGACCCGTCCGGACGCCCCCGCCGGGCGGGGCCGCCGGCTCGTCGCGAGCCCGGTGGCCGAGCGGGCGGAGGAGGCCGGGATCGAGGTGCTCAAGCCCGCGAAGCCCCGGGACGAGGAGTTCCTCGCCCGGCTGCGGGAGATCGCCCCGGACTGCTGCCCGGTCGTCGCCTACGGGGCCCTGCTGCCCAAGGTCGCCCTCGACGTGCCCGCCCGGGGCTGGGTCAACCTGCACTTCTCGCTGCTGCCCGCCTGGCGGGGCGCGGCGCCGGTCCAGCACGCGGTGATGGCCGGCGACGAGGTGACCGGCGCGTCGACCTTCCTGATCGAGGAGGGGCTGGACTCCGGCCCGGTCTACGGCGTCCTCACCGAGGAGGTCCGCCCCACCGACACCAGCGGCGACCTGCTCACCCGGCTGGCCTTCGCGGGCGCGGGGCTGCTCGCCGCCACCATGGACGGCATCGAGGACGGCACGCTGCACGCCGTGCCCCAGCCCCACGACGGCGTCACCCTGGCCCCGAAGATCACCGTCGAGGACGCCCAGGTCCAGTGGTCCGCGCCCGCCCTGCGGGTCGACCGGGTGGTGCGCGGCTGCACCCCGGCCCCCGGCGCCTGGACCCTGTTCCGGGGCGAGCGGCTCAAGCTGATCCAGGCCACGCCGGTCCCAGACCGCACCGACCTGGCCCCCGGCGAGCTGTCGGCCGCCAAGAACAACGTGTACGTGGGCACCGGATCGCACGCGGTCGAGCTGCTCTGGGTCCAGCCGCAGGGCAAGAAGCCGATGAAGGGCGCCGACTGGGCGCGCGGCGTCCGCATCGTCCACGGAGAGCTGCTCGGCCTGTAG
- a CDS encoding primosomal protein N' produces MSSENEQSAEPGAGAPEQLALIRETVRRAKVPRAKPRTWRGAALAEELPVARVLVNKGVLHLDQYFDYAVPEELDADAQPGVRVRVRFGAGGRNIQGGRREGGGLIDGFVIERRADSDYQGALAALASVVSPEPVLGPDLLALCRAVADRYAGSLADVLQLAVPPRNGRAESKPSPDPLPPPPAPEPGTWERYGQGPAFLRALAEGGAPRAVWTALPGPHWPAEIAGAVAATLSSGRGALVVVPDGRAAGRVDAALTEVLGAGRHALLTADSGPEKRYRQWLAVRRGSVRAVVGTRAAMFAPVRDLGLVVVWDDGDSSHSDDNAPFPHVREVLELRSAQGRCGFLLGGTSCTVEAAQLVESGWALPLLADRERLRRAAPLIRTVGDGELARDGAARTARLPSLAWGAVRDGLRSGPVLVQVPRRGYAPRLACERCRAPARCRHCAGPLQAPDQQDLNCAWCGRAERAWHCAQCGSARLRAQIVGARRTAEELGRAFPAVPVRTSGRDHILDAVPSTPALVVSTPGAEPVADGGYAAALLLDGWAMLGRPDLRAGEEALRRWTAAGALVRGQDEGGTVVIVAEPTERAVQALVRWDPAGFARRELADRAELGFPPVSRMASATGPAEALAAFLRTAGLPPEAEILGPVPVPSAEPGRPRRSGDAPPGESWERALIRVVPGRGAALARALKTALAARMAKGATDPVRIRIDPPDIG; encoded by the coding sequence GTGAGCAGCGAGAACGAGCAGTCCGCCGAACCCGGTGCCGGGGCGCCGGAGCAGCTTGCGCTGATCCGGGAGACCGTGCGCCGGGCGAAGGTGCCGCGCGCCAAGCCGCGCACCTGGCGCGGCGCGGCCCTCGCCGAGGAGCTGCCCGTCGCCCGCGTCCTGGTCAACAAGGGCGTCCTCCACCTCGACCAGTACTTCGACTACGCGGTCCCCGAGGAGCTGGACGCCGACGCGCAGCCCGGCGTCCGGGTGCGGGTCCGGTTCGGGGCCGGAGGGCGCAATATCCAGGGCGGGCGGCGCGAGGGCGGCGGCCTGATCGACGGCTTCGTCATCGAGCGCCGCGCCGACTCCGACTACCAGGGGGCCCTGGCCGCCCTCGCCTCCGTGGTCTCCCCCGAGCCGGTCCTCGGGCCCGACCTGCTCGCCCTCTGCCGCGCCGTCGCCGACCGGTACGCGGGCAGCCTCGCCGATGTGCTCCAGCTCGCCGTCCCGCCCCGCAACGGCCGCGCCGAGTCCAAGCCCTCCCCGGACCCGCTGCCCCCGCCCCCCGCCCCGGAGCCGGGCACCTGGGAGCGGTACGGCCAGGGCCCGGCCTTCCTGCGTGCGCTGGCCGAGGGGGGCGCTCCGCGCGCGGTGTGGACCGCCCTGCCGGGCCCGCACTGGCCCGCCGAGATCGCCGGGGCCGTCGCCGCGACGCTCTCCTCCGGGCGCGGCGCGCTCGTCGTCGTCCCGGACGGACGGGCCGCCGGACGGGTCGACGCGGCCCTGACCGAGGTGCTCGGCGCGGGCCGGCACGCCCTCCTGACCGCCGACTCCGGCCCCGAGAAGCGCTACCGGCAGTGGCTCGCGGTGCGCCGGGGCTCGGTGCGGGCGGTCGTGGGGACCAGGGCCGCCATGTTCGCCCCCGTCCGGGACCTCGGCCTGGTCGTCGTCTGGGACGACGGCGACTCCAGCCACAGCGACGACAACGCCCCCTTCCCGCATGTCCGCGAGGTCCTGGAGCTGCGGTCGGCACAGGGCCGCTGCGGATTCCTCCTCGGCGGGACCAGCTGCACGGTCGAGGCCGCCCAGCTCGTGGAGAGCGGCTGGGCGCTGCCGCTCCTCGCGGACCGCGAGCGGCTGCGCCGGGCCGCGCCCCTCATCCGTACGGTCGGGGACGGAGAGCTGGCCCGGGACGGCGCCGCCCGTACCGCCCGGCTGCCCAGCCTCGCCTGGGGGGCCGTGCGTGACGGTCTGCGCAGCGGTCCGGTGCTGGTCCAGGTGCCCCGCCGGGGTTACGCCCCCCGCCTCGCCTGCGAACGCTGCCGTGCTCCCGCCCGCTGCCGGCACTGCGCGGGTCCCCTCCAGGCCCCGGACCAGCAGGATCTGAACTGCGCCTGGTGCGGGCGGGCCGAGCGGGCCTGGCACTGCGCCCAGTGCGGCTCCGCGCGGCTGCGCGCCCAGATCGTCGGCGCCCGCCGCACCGCGGAGGAGCTGGGCCGGGCCTTCCCCGCCGTGCCCGTCCGCACCTCGGGGCGCGACCACATCCTGGACGCGGTGCCCAGCACCCCGGCCCTGGTCGTCAGCACGCCCGGCGCGGAGCCCGTCGCCGACGGCGGCTACGCGGCGGCCCTGCTCCTGGACGGCTGGGCCATGCTCGGCCGGCCCGATCTGCGCGCGGGGGAGGAGGCGCTGCGCCGGTGGACGGCTGCGGGGGCGCTGGTGCGGGGCCAGGACGAGGGCGGCACGGTGGTGATCGTGGCCGAACCGACCGAGCGCGCGGTGCAGGCGCTGGTCCGCTGGGACCCGGCGGGATTCGCCCGGCGGGAGCTGGCGGACCGCGCCGAGCTGGGCTTCCCGCCGGTCTCCCGGATGGCCTCGGCGACCGGCCCCGCCGAGGCCCTGGCCGCGTTCCTCAGGACCGCCGGGCTGCCGCCGGAGGCCGAGATCCTGGGCCCGGTGCCGGTCCCGTCGGCCGAGCCGGGCAGGCCGCGCCGGTCGGGGGACGCTCCGCCGGGCGAGAGCTGGGAGCGGGCCCTGATCCGGGTGGTCCCGGGGCGGGGGGCGGCACTCGCCCGCGCCCTGAAGACGGCGCTCGCGGCCCGCATGGCCAAGGGGGCGACCGACCCGGTGCGCATCAGGATCGACCCGCCCGACATCGGCTGA
- the metK gene encoding methionine adenosyltransferase — protein sequence MSRRLFTSESVTEGHPDKIADQISDTILDALLREDPSSRVAVETLITTGLVHVAGEVTTKAYADIPNLVRNKVLEIGYDSSKKGFDGASCGVSVSIGAQSPDIAQGVDTAYEKRVEGDEDELDKQGAGDQGLMFGYACDETPELMPLPIHVAHRLSRRLSEVRKNGTIPYLRPDGKTQVTIEYDGDKAVRLDTVVVSSQHASDIDLDSLLAPDIREFVVEHVLAQLVEDGIKLDTEGYRLLVNPTGRFEIGGPMGDAGLTGRKIIIDTYGGMARHGGGAFSGKDPSKVDRSAAYAMRWVAKNVVAAGLAARCEVQVAYAIGKAEPVGLFVETFGTATVDTEKIENAIGEVFDLRPAAIIRDLDLLRPIYAQTAAYGHFGRELPDFTWERTDRVDALRAAAGL from the coding sequence GTGTCCCGCCGTCTCTTCACCTCGGAATCCGTCACCGAGGGTCACCCCGACAAGATCGCTGACCAGATCAGCGACACGATTCTCGACGCGCTCCTGCGTGAGGACCCCTCCTCGCGCGTCGCCGTCGAGACCTTGATCACCACCGGTCTGGTGCATGTCGCGGGCGAGGTCACCACCAAGGCCTACGCCGACATCCCCAACCTCGTGCGCAACAAGGTTCTGGAGATCGGTTACGACTCCTCCAAAAAGGGCTTCGACGGTGCTTCCTGCGGCGTCTCGGTGTCGATCGGCGCGCAGTCGCCGGACATCGCCCAGGGCGTCGACACCGCGTACGAGAAGCGGGTCGAGGGGGATGAGGACGAGCTCGACAAGCAGGGCGCGGGCGACCAGGGGCTGATGTTCGGCTACGCCTGCGACGAGACGCCGGAGCTGATGCCGCTCCCGATCCACGTCGCGCACCGCCTCTCCCGGCGACTGTCCGAGGTGCGCAAGAACGGGACCATCCCCTACCTGCGCCCCGACGGCAAGACCCAGGTCACCATCGAGTACGACGGTGACAAGGCGGTCCGGCTGGACACGGTGGTCGTCTCCTCGCAGCACGCCTCCGACATCGACCTGGACTCGCTGCTCGCGCCCGACATCCGCGAGTTCGTCGTCGAGCACGTGCTCGCGCAGCTCGTCGAGGACGGCATCAAGCTGGACACCGAGGGCTACCGCCTCCTGGTGAACCCGACCGGCCGCTTCGAGATCGGCGGCCCGATGGGCGACGCCGGCCTCACCGGCCGCAAGATCATCATCGACACCTACGGCGGCATGGCCCGGCACGGCGGCGGCGCCTTCTCGGGCAAGGATCCGTCCAAGGTCGACCGCTCCGCCGCGTACGCGATGCGCTGGGTCGCCAAGAACGTGGTGGCCGCCGGTCTCGCCGCGCGCTGCGAGGTCCAGGTCGCGTACGCGATCGGCAAGGCCGAGCCCGTCGGACTGTTCGTGGAGACCTTCGGTACCGCCACGGTCGACACCGAGAAGATCGAGAACGCGATCGGCGAGGTCTTCGACCTCCGCCCGGCCGCGATCATCCGGGACCTCGACCTGCTCCGCCCGATCTACGCCCAGACCGCCGCCTACGGCCACTTCGGCCGTGAGCTGCCCGACTTCACCTGGGAGCGCACCGACCGCGTGGACGCCCTGCGCGCCGCCGCCGGTCTCTAG
- a CDS encoding RsmB/NOP family class I SAM-dependent RNA methyltransferase: MNDQPRRRPAKPHRRPQKDPVRFLAFEALRAVDERDAYANLVLPPLLKKARAKGDFDGRDAALATELVYGTLRRQGTYDAIVAACIDRPLREVDPPVLDVLNMGVHQLLGTRIPTHAAVSASVELARVVLGEGRAKFVNAVLRKVTAHDLDGWVEKVAPPYDEDAEDHLSVAHSHPRWIVSALWDALGGGRAGIEDLLEADNERPEVTLAARPGRSTTDELAEALGEDNSLPGRWSPYAVRMAEGGEPGALEAVQEGRAGVQDEGSQLVAAALAAAPVEGRDTRWLDGCAGPGGKAALLAALAAGRGAALLAAEKQPHRARLVERTLAGNPGPYQVITADGTRPPWLPGTFDRILMDVPCSGLGALRRRPESRWRRRAEDLEAFAPLQRGLLREALKAVRVGGVVGYATCSPHIAETRVVVEDVLKGRGGEPVEAEWIDARPLMPGVPALGDGPDVQLWPHLHGTDAMYLALLRRTG, translated from the coding sequence GTGAACGACCAGCCGCGTCGCCGTCCCGCCAAGCCCCACCGCCGACCGCAGAAGGACCCGGTCCGTTTCCTCGCCTTCGAGGCGCTCCGGGCCGTCGACGAGCGTGACGCGTACGCCAACCTCGTGCTGCCCCCGCTGTTGAAGAAGGCCCGTGCCAAGGGTGACTTCGACGGCCGGGACGCGGCGCTGGCGACCGAGCTGGTCTACGGGACGCTCCGCCGCCAGGGCACGTACGACGCGATCGTGGCGGCCTGCATCGACCGGCCGCTGCGCGAGGTCGACCCGCCGGTCCTCGACGTTCTGAACATGGGCGTCCACCAGCTGCTCGGCACCCGCATTCCCACGCACGCGGCCGTCTCCGCCAGCGTGGAGCTGGCCCGGGTGGTGCTGGGGGAGGGGCGTGCGAAGTTCGTCAACGCGGTGCTGCGCAAGGTCACCGCGCACGATCTCGACGGCTGGGTGGAGAAGGTCGCCCCGCCGTACGACGAGGACGCCGAGGACCACCTCTCCGTCGCGCACTCGCACCCCCGCTGGATCGTCTCCGCTCTCTGGGACGCGCTGGGCGGCGGCCGGGCGGGCATCGAGGACCTGCTGGAAGCCGACAACGAGCGGCCCGAGGTGACGCTGGCGGCCCGCCCCGGCCGCTCCACCACCGATGAGCTGGCCGAGGCGCTCGGCGAAGACAACTCCCTGCCGGGCCGCTGGTCCCCGTACGCGGTCCGGATGGCCGAGGGCGGCGAGCCCGGCGCGCTGGAGGCCGTCCAGGAGGGCCGGGCGGGCGTCCAGGACGAGGGCAGCCAGCTCGTCGCCGCCGCTCTGGCCGCCGCACCCGTCGAGGGCCGTGACACCCGCTGGCTGGACGGCTGCGCCGGCCCGGGCGGCAAGGCCGCCCTGCTCGCCGCCCTCGCCGCCGGGCGGGGCGCCGCCCTGCTCGCCGCCGAGAAGCAGCCGCACCGCGCCCGGCTGGTCGAGCGGACGCTCGCCGGCAACCCCGGCCCGTATCAGGTGATCACGGCGGACGGCACCCGTCCGCCGTGGCTGCCCGGCACGTTCGACCGGATCCTGATGGACGTCCCCTGCTCCGGCCTGGGCGCTCTGCGGCGTCGTCCGGAGTCCCGCTGGCGGCGTCGGGCCGAGGACCTGGAAGCCTTCGCCCCGCTCCAACGAGGCCTGCTGCGCGAGGCGTTGAAGGCGGTACGGGTCGGCGGCGTAGTCGGGTACGCGACCTGCTCCCCGCATATCGCGGAGACCCGCGTGGTGGTCGAGGACGTCCTCAAGGGCCGGGGCGGGGAGCCGGTGGAGGCGGAGTGGATCGACGCCCGCCCGCTGATGCCCGGGGTGCCCGCGCTGGGGGATGGCCCCGACGTCCAGCTGTGGCCGCATCTGCACGGTACGGACGCGATGTACCTGGCGCTGCTGCGCCGGACCGGCTGA